The DNA segment CTCGATATGAGGGCAAGTGAAAGATCTATAAGGAAAAGAGCAGCCATAACAGGTGCGGCTATCCGTATGGCGAGGACAAACATCAAGTTGGAAAATTCAAATATATGATTTGCCAAACCTGGAGTTATCAAGAGTCCTCCCGGTGGGATATATTCAAAACTCATGCCAACCGCTTTGATAAGAAGCAGGTGTCCATTGAGCACCAAAAAAGTGAGCATGGTGCACATGTAAAGGAAGTGCGCAGTGACGGCATTGCTGACACCGGTGATGGGGTCAACAACGTTTACCATGGCAAAACCCATCTGAAATCCGATTATCTGGCCACCCAACTGAACCGCTGCGAAAAGAAAATTGACGAGAAGGCCGAGGATGAGTCCAAGAATAATTTCGCCAAGGATCATGATGGTTATATCGACAATGCTTTTAGGAAACAGTGTGCCAGGGAATGACAATTGAGGCCAAAGGGCTATGGAGAGGACAAGAACAAGCGTTGCTTTGAGTAACGTCGGAATTGAGTTTCCTCCAAAAAAAGGAAGTAGAAATAAAACAATACTGAGCCTGAAAACAGTCAGGAAAAAACTGAGCAAGTCGCTCGGATTGAATCCGAAGATGTCCATTCCATGTCCTCTATAAAAACTTCGAAATACTTTTTGTATTACTCGTAATATTCTTTGCAATACTCGTGCAATTTCAGATCTCAAAAGAAGGAAGAGAGTGATTTCTGTTCGTTTTCCATAACGAGAAAAAAAGAAAGAGCCCCCCTGGAAGTCCTGTTCCAAGAGGGCATATTGGTGACATTTCAAACTTCTGATCAGTTCAGAATGTATCGTTTCGGATTGACAGGGACACCATTCAGGCGAACCTCGTAGTGGAGGTGAGGACCTGTGCTGCGCCCTGTACTTCCTACATATCCGATAAGCTCTCCTCGAGTCACTATCTT comes from the Pseudodesulfovibrio piezophilus C1TLV30 genome and includes:
- the fliR gene encoding flagellar biosynthetic protein FliR, which translates into the protein MDIFGFNPSDLLSFFLTVFRLSIVLFLLPFFGGNSIPTLLKATLVLVLSIALWPQLSFPGTLFPKSIVDITIMILGEIILGLILGLLVNFLFAAVQLGGQIIGFQMGFAMVNVVDPITGVSNAVTAHFLYMCTMLTFLVLNGHLLLIKAVGMSFEYIPPGGLLITPGLANHIFEFSNLMFVLAIRIAAPVMAALFLIDLSLALISRAAPQMHVLVLGFPIKISIGFFFLGFLFSLMSVYVGDFLHQLEPIYRGVMKLAAPELP